The following coding sequences are from one Salmo trutta chromosome 36, fSalTru1.1, whole genome shotgun sequence window:
- the LOC115175825 gene encoding semaphorin-4B-like isoform X3 — MYACGTFTFSPRCTYINSETFSLVTSPSGKPEEGRGRCPYDPYQRNSAITVDGELYTGTVADYMGNRPVISRHLSEGGHVDLKLDDTLGWLEDPTFISSNFVPSEEKIYFFFSEVGREYDFIDKFTVSRIAQVCTSDVGGQRTLQRRWTTFAKAQLLCQSDNELPYNVIQDIVTLPPPEGAPVDDTLFFGIFSSQWSVNSGQSAVCAFRLGDIKAVFAGNYKVLNRDTLRWSMRVQEKVANPGECGLHNASDNTLRFVKENFLADDSVHPVGRSLTMVSPDQRYSHVVTQRVQAANGKDFTVLFLLTESGYLHKAVLLEKGAHIIEEIQVFEQPQPVKNLLLSISKGVVFVGSSEGVVRVPASNCSYYWSCAECVLSRDPFCGWDPSVKVCTHANSIQDNVGQDVEGGNVQEACASPMPKFRFGLNKGKADSFPVGELVSVSLNEVVRLQCPEASSLAHRHWERPNSRLSPDLYLQLEDGSLHFLATPATLGHYLCLSTENGFQQNLAIYQVKQKSSPTPQAAAPGMMTTRPQSPALPPTTQAGSGGWLTPHLTGPKQTKPEPTAPARETPVTTRRTSRNFTFWVAQSGETETEAEWQGGEKLLLGQTYLKELVVVSVLLACCVSVLLTMALYSVRQRCRSRTAPQTNTPGRDSERGGPQEREALRGGQSPCSNGMRNGQMAHNGQANGVVCNGTPRGSNGHLPNTPI, encoded by the exons ATGTACGCCTGTGGAACCTTCACCTTCAGCCCACGCTGCACCTACATC AACTCTGAGACGTTCTCCCTGGTGACGAGCCCCAGCGGAAAGCCAGAGGAGGGCAGAGGTCGCTGCCCCTACGACCCCTACCAACGTAACTCGGCCATCACCGTCG atggAGAGCTGTACACTGGGACGGTAGCGGACTACATGGGAAACCGACCGGTCATCTCCCGCCACCTCAGCGAGGGCGGCCATGTTGATCTGAAGCTGGACGACACTTTGGGCTGGCTGGAGG ATCCCACTTTCATCAGCTCCAACTTTGTCCCCAGCGAAGAGAAGATCTATTTCTTCTTCAGCGAGGTGGGCCGGGAGTACGACTTCATTGACAAGTTCACTGTATCTCGCATCGCCCAAGTCTGCACG AGTGACGTTGGAGGCCAGCGTACCCTGCAGCGACGCTGGACCACCTTCGCCAAAGCCCAGCTCCTGTGTCAGTCTGACAACGAGCTGCCCTACAACGTCATCCAGGACATCGTCACCCTCCCGCCACCTGAGGGCGCCCCAGTGGACGACACCCTCTTCTTCGGCATCTTCAGCTCTCAGTG GTCGGTGAACTCGGGGCAGTCGGCAGTGTGCGCGTTCCGCCTGGGCGACATCAAAGCGGTTTTCGCAGGCAACTACAAGGTCCTGAATCGGGACACGCTTCGGTGGAGCATGCGGGTTCAGGAGAAGGTCGCCAACCCGGGAGAG TGTGGCCTGCACAATGCCTCAGACAACACCCTTCGCTTTGTCAAAGAGAACTTCCTCGCGGACGACAGCGTACACCCTGTGGGGCGGAGCCTGACCATGGTGTCACCTGACCAGCGCTACAGCCATGTGGTCACCCAGAGAGTTCAGGCCGCCAATGGCAAGGACTTCACCGTTCTCTTCCTGCTCACAG AATCGGGCTACCTCCACAAAGCAGTGCTGCTGGAGAAGGGTGCACACATCATTGAGGAGATCCAGGTCTTCGAGCAGCCTCAGCCCGTGAAGAACCTCCTGCTTTCCATATCAAAG GGTGTGGTGTTTGTGGGCTCATCAGAAGGCGTGGTGAGGGTCccggcctccaactgctcctactACTGGAGCTGTGCCGAGTGTGTGCTGTCCCGGGATCCTTTCTGTGGCTGGGACCCCTCCGTCAAAGTCTGTACCCACGCCAACAGCATCCAGGACAACGT AGGCCAGGATGTGGAAGGAGGGAATGTGCAGGAGGCGTGTGCTTCGCCCATGCCCAAATTCAGATTTGGACTGAACAAAGGAAAAGCAG ACTCCTTTCCCGTAGGTGAGCTGGTGTCTGTGTCCCTGAATGAGGTGGTGCGACTGCAGTGCCCAGAGGCCTCGAGCCTGGCCCACCGCCACTGGGAGCGACCCAACAGCCGCCTCTCCCCAGACCTCTACCTGCAGCTGGAGGATGGAAGCCTGCACTTCCTGGCCACGCCCGCCACCCTGGGCCACTACCTGTGTCTCTCCACAGAGAACGGCTTCCAGCAGAACCTGGCCATCTACCAGGTAAAGCAGAAGAGCAGCCCCACCCCTCAGGCCGCTGCCCCTGGCATGATGACCACACGCCCCCAGAGCCCAGCCCTCCCCCCAACCACCCAGGCCGGTTCAGGAGGATGGCTCACTCCGCACTTGACTGGGCCCAAGCAGACCAAGCCAGAGCCCACCGCGCCAGCAAGGGAGACTCCGGTCACCACGAGGCGGACCAGCAGGAACTTTACTTTCTGGGTGGCGCAGTCGGGGGAGACTGAGACTGAGGCGGAGTGGCAGGGAGGGGAGAAGCTGCTGCTGGGGCAAACCTACCTGAAGGAGCTGGTGGTGGTGTCTGTACTGCTAGCGTGCTGCGTTAGTGTTCTGCTAACTATGGCGCTGTATAGCGTGAGGCAGCGCTGCCGCAGCAGGACGGCGCCCCAGACCAACACCCCAGGGAGGGACTCGGAGAGGGGCGGCCCTCAGGAGCGGGAGGCCCTTCGGGGCGGTCAGTCGCCATGCAGCAATGGCATGCGGAATGGGCAGATGGCACACAACGGCCAAGCCAACGGGGTTGTGTGCAACGGCACGCCGAGGGGCTCCAATGGGCATCTTCCCAACACCCCTATCTGA